The following proteins are co-located in the Candidatus Methanogranum gryphiswaldense genome:
- a CDS encoding carboxymuconolactone decarboxylase family protein has translation MDSKNVSNSFKVFMDEAPEYSAIWMETAQRLDSVSSLDKKTEEIAYISILAAVGLESGIPFHVKSAKRSGATRDEIKSAILLGLPAVGNMVIKALPIALEAYDGD, from the coding sequence ATGGATAGTAAGAATGTTAGTAACTCTTTCAAGGTTTTCATGGATGAGGCACCTGAATATTCAGCGATATGGATGGAAACCGCTCAAAGATTGGATTCTGTATCCTCACTTGATAAAAAGACCGAGGAGATCGCATACATTTCAATACTGGCCGCAGTAGGTCTTGAGAGCGGAATACCATTTCATGTCAAGTCTGCAAAGAGATCAGGTGCAACAAGAGATGAGATAAAAAGTGCGATATTGTTGGGATTGCCTGCTGTTGGAAATATGGTGATCAAAGCCCTTCCTATAGCACTTGAGGCATATGACGGAGATTGA
- a CDS encoding AAA family ATPase, producing MSEKHERIIYPFSAIVGQEKMKMALILNAVNPSIGGVLIRGERGTAKSTAVRSLAALLPKQDMVVGCPFGCDPNDPDSMCESCRSKKGNFHKIEQRMRVVELPVSATEDKVVGTLDISAAIKNGEKKFEPGILAEANRNILYVDEVNLLNDHIVDVLLDSAAMGINTVEREGISFSHPSKFILIGTMNPEEGDLRPQLLDRFGLCVNIEGISDPDVRLEIIKRKMVFDENPLKFRKEWESDEKKIESDIVRTQKILSDVKIDSIMLRKIVDICIALDVDGHRGDIAMMKVSKTLAAYENRTEVEESDIRRSAEMVLLHRMRKTPFSETRLDGSMIDKVLKNEK from the coding sequence ATGAGCGAAAAACACGAACGTATCATCTATCCATTCTCAGCAATCGTCGGTCAAGAAAAAATGAAGATGGCTTTGATTCTCAATGCTGTAAACCCATCTATTGGCGGAGTACTTATTAGGGGAGAGCGCGGAACAGCCAAGTCCACTGCAGTGCGTTCATTGGCTGCTTTGTTGCCAAAACAGGACATGGTAGTAGGATGTCCTTTCGGATGTGACCCCAATGACCCGGACTCTATGTGTGAATCCTGCAGATCAAAGAAAGGGAATTTTCATAAGATAGAACAGAGGATGCGTGTGGTGGAGTTGCCAGTATCCGCAACCGAGGACAAGGTCGTCGGTACTTTGGACATAAGTGCAGCGATAAAGAACGGAGAGAAGAAGTTCGAACCAGGTATACTCGCCGAAGCGAATAGGAATATCTTGTACGTGGACGAAGTGAACCTGTTGAACGATCATATTGTGGACGTTTTACTTGATTCCGCGGCCATGGGGATAAACACCGTCGAGAGAGAAGGCATCTCCTTCTCCCATCCTTCCAAATTCATACTCATCGGCACGATGAACCCCGAGGAAGGGGACCTGAGACCTCAGCTTTTGGATAGATTCGGACTGTGCGTAAACATTGAAGGGATATCCGATCCAGATGTTCGTCTAGAGATAATAAAACGTAAGATGGTATTCGATGAGAACCCTTTGAAATTCAGGAAGGAATGGGAATCAGATGAGAAGAAGATCGAATCCGATATCGTAAGGACGCAAAAGATACTTTCTGATGTCAAGATCGATTCGATTATGCTTAGAAAGATAGTGGACATCTGTATTGCGTTAGATGTGGACGGTCACCGTGGAGACATCGCGATGATGAAGGTGTCCAAGACCCTGGCCGCATATGAGAACAGGACAGAGGTCGAGGAGTCAGATATCAGAAGGTCTGCCGAGATGGTACTTTTGCACAGGATGAGGAAGACCCCGTTCTCGGAAACGAGACTTGACGGGTCAATGATAGACAAAGTACTAAAGAATGAGAAATGA
- a CDS encoding putative cobaltochelatase — protein MGERNNSNIYPFSAIVGQNLLKKALLLNAIDPDIGGVLIRGERGTAKSTAVRSLAALLPEQKVIIGCPYNCDPIHPETMCSNCFKNMNRTSHTTRMKVVELPVSATEDKVVGTLDISAAIKNGEKKFEPGILAEANRNILYVDEVNLLNDHIVDVLLDSAAMGINTVEREGISFSHPSKFILIGTMNPEEGDLRPQLLDRFGLCVNIEGISDPDNRITILERIMSFSSDPAGFNEKWKTKDEAISQRVYNAEIILRNVHISDDMLRLIIEICIEAHVDGHRGDIAMVKTSKAIAAYEGRTEVEEKDVRLAAVLVLSHRSKDPPEYSPPPEDEDQDEDQNDENDDDEENDQQNDHQPQPDNNDEQEPGDDDNRNDSHSDSSSTTEFKTGEEFSVKHNSIDSRLRIDSVVRDSGGRRTETESNNGRYVGYRMPRGKPTSIALDATLRAAALHQSKNDSNMALKIESQDIREKVKERKMGNLIVFVVDASGSMGAQQRMIAVKGAISSLLTDAYQKRDRVSLIVFRGTTAEIVLPPTNSIVLAKKSMDEIPTGGKTPLGDGLIKAHELITKEQSKDPKIRPMMVVVSDGRGNVSRSDAKPMDEISSICLSIRECGYPSLVLDSEMGMLTLGFAKKLADKMDAKYLKLEDLRADTVSNAIGIFSSTL, from the coding sequence ATGGGCGAAAGGAATAATTCCAACATTTATCCCTTCTCAGCAATTGTTGGTCAGAATCTTCTAAAGAAGGCATTACTCCTAAATGCAATAGACCCTGACATCGGTGGCGTGCTGATAAGAGGAGAACGCGGAACAGCCAAATCCACTGCAGTGCGTTCATTAGCGGCATTATTGCCCGAACAGAAGGTCATTATTGGCTGCCCATACAATTGTGATCCTATCCATCCCGAGACCATGTGCTCCAATTGTTTCAAAAACATGAACAGAACATCGCATACTACAAGAATGAAGGTCGTTGAACTTCCTGTGTCTGCAACCGAGGACAAGGTCGTCGGTACTTTGGACATAAGTGCAGCGATAAAGAACGGAGAGAAGAAGTTCGAACCAGGTATACTCGCCGAAGCGAATAGGAACATCCTATATGTCGATGAGGTCAATCTTCTCAATGATCACATCGTCGATGTGTTATTGGACTCCGCAGCCATGGGGATAAACACCGTCGAGAGAGAAGGGATCTCGTTCTCACATCCTTCCAAATTCATACTCATCGGCACGATGAACCCCGAGGAAGGGGACCTGAGACCTCAGCTTTTGGATAGATTCGGACTGTGCGTCAATATAGAAGGGATATCCGATCCCGACAATCGCATCACCATCCTGGAAAGGATAATGAGTTTTTCATCAGACCCCGCAGGATTCAACGAAAAATGGAAGACAAAGGACGAAGCCATTTCACAACGGGTATACAATGCAGAAATAATACTCAGGAACGTACACATATCCGACGATATGCTCAGACTCATCATCGAGATCTGCATAGAGGCACACGTGGACGGCCATAGAGGCGACATTGCCATGGTGAAGACGTCCAAGGCCATTGCAGCATACGAGGGGCGCACAGAGGTAGAGGAGAAGGATGTCAGACTCGCCGCAGTGCTGGTCCTCTCTCATCGTTCCAAAGACCCGCCTGAATATTCCCCTCCACCAGAGGACGAGGATCAAGATGAGGATCAGAACGATGAGAATGACGATGATGAAGAGAACGATCAACAGAATGATCATCAACCTCAGCCCGATAACAATGATGAACAAGAACCCGGCGACGATGACAACCGCAATGACAGTCATTCAGACTCGTCAAGCACCACAGAATTCAAGACCGGAGAAGAATTCTCAGTAAAACACAATTCCATCGACAGCAGACTCAGGATAGACAGTGTGGTCCGTGACAGCGGAGGAAGGAGAACGGAAACGGAATCCAACAACGGACGCTACGTAGGATACCGTATGCCACGTGGAAAACCAACCAGCATCGCATTGGACGCGACCCTTAGGGCCGCTGCTCTGCATCAGAGTAAAAATGACAGCAACATGGCACTCAAGATCGAATCTCAAGATATCAGAGAAAAAGTAAAAGAGAGGAAGATGGGAAATCTCATCGTATTCGTCGTGGATGCCAGCGGGAGCATGGGCGCACAACAAAGGATGATCGCTGTTAAAGGCGCGATATCCTCACTACTGACAGACGCCTATCAAAAAAGAGACCGCGTATCCCTAATAGTTTTCAGAGGGACAACTGCAGAGATCGTACTACCTCCGACCAACAGCATTGTTCTGGCAAAGAAGAGCATGGACGAGATCCCGACCGGGGGCAAGACCCCTCTCGGGGATGGGCTCATCAAGGCCCATGAACTGATAACAAAGGAGCAGTCAAAGGACCCGAAGATCAGGCCGATGATGGTGGTCGTTTCCGACGGAAGAGGAAACGTTAGCAGATCGGATGCCAAACCTATGGATGAGATAAGCTCAATATGTTTGAGCATAAGAGAATGCGGTTATCCATCCCTTGTACTTGATTCAGAGATGGGTATGCTGACCTTGGGGTTCGCTAAGAAACTAGCGGACAAAATGGATGCAAAATATCTGAAGCTGGAGGACCTGCGCGCAGACACCGTATCTAACGCTATTGGAATTTTCTCTTCTACACTGTAA
- a CDS encoding ATP-binding cassette domain-containing protein: METIFADKLSKRYEDNLAVNSLSLSICPEIYGLLGPNGSGKTTTVNMLTTMMRPTSGNATICGHDIRTEQKSIRECMSYVPQYIAADTKLTGRENVNLYAKLYGLKDKSERRSKVDEALSMMGLLERAEDLTKTYSGGMHRRLEIAQALVHDPEILFLDEPTVGLDVSARRSIWKHIVNLKHNGMTIFVTTHQMEEAERYCDRVGIMKLGNLLREGKPADLTASVKSIISIGAEGPVPESLIEKIQLIKNENGEAIFLSEDSTDMDDILSAYEMEGKRIITSSIRKPTLEDIYLLSIDKGTEDIGSFDRGQFNNMMRRR; this comes from the coding sequence ATGGAGACGATATTCGCAGACAAATTATCAAAGAGATATGAGGATAATTTGGCGGTCAATTCCCTTTCTTTGTCCATATGCCCAGAGATATACGGTCTTCTTGGACCCAACGGATCTGGTAAGACAACCACCGTGAATATGTTGACAACAATGATGAGGCCGACATCTGGAAATGCTACGATCTGCGGTCATGATATAAGGACAGAACAGAAATCCATCAGGGAATGTATGAGTTACGTTCCGCAGTATATCGCTGCAGATACAAAGCTTACAGGCAGAGAAAATGTGAACCTCTATGCTAAACTGTATGGGCTGAAGGATAAATCAGAAAGAAGATCAAAGGTCGATGAGGCCTTGTCCATGATGGGCCTTTTGGAACGTGCTGAAGATCTTACAAAAACATATTCCGGCGGAATGCACAGAAGGTTGGAGATCGCCCAGGCATTGGTACATGACCCAGAGATTCTTTTTTTAGATGAACCGACCGTTGGTCTTGACGTCTCTGCAAGAAGATCCATATGGAAGCACATCGTAAATTTGAAACATAATGGAATGACGATCTTCGTGACGACCCATCAGATGGAAGAGGCAGAAAGGTATTGCGACCGCGTTGGCATAATGAAACTCGGAAATCTTCTCAGAGAGGGTAAACCCGCAGATCTTACAGCTTCGGTGAAATCGATAATCTCGATAGGTGCGGAAGGTCCTGTACCGGAATCGCTTATTGAAAAGATACAATTGATAAAGAATGAGAATGGGGAAGCGATATTCCTTTCTGAGGACTCAACGGACATGGATGATATCCTTTCCGCATATGAGATGGAAGGAAAAAGGATAATAACATCATCGATAAGAAAACCCACTTTGGAGGACATTTATCTCCTTTCTATAGACAAAGGTACAGAAGACATCGGGTCATTCGATCGTGGACAGTTCAACAATATGATGAGGAGGAGATGA
- the cobN gene encoding cobaltochelatase subunit CobN: protein MNKKTKIVMVAWDTYGSMMKKAAYESSIDLFILTHHEAEANPSSMSRLEEAIKDADIILYYKNNQQFWGQIEEITSKYSSSKKLISVGTDPTYWANTNVDHDIAIKAYTYLINNGQENCNRLMVYLNNVLMGANKVALPPEEIPWQGIIHPDANGHIFDSTEEYLEWYKYDPKKPWVGIIATRSSWASDGCAGVEFPVLRDIEKEGANVIMFYSLSTSSKERGSINIADGIKKYLMKDDKPMVSAIVKLASFLVGFSENGEDKKSAAISGAELLEKLNIPVFQPVIATHQSIEKWENSPGLTEDIAWMIAFPEFEGMIEPIMLAATRPNEEMDYQRTLIPASSKRLAERVMRRIKMGQKPVNERKIVFFFNNNPCASVEANVGGASHLDTHESMANILKSMKAEGYSVDPPENGKALIANIMDHKAISEFRWTTVQEISKHGGVIYRMPVDEYNRYFETLEPTLKKKIVDTWGEPPGKSMVLDNEILITGVSYGNAILAVQPKRGCYGARCDGEVCKILHDPLCPPTHQYLATYFYYEEMWGADAVVHVGTHGNLEFLPGKTTGMSVDNCYPMIGIGKVPHLYIYNSDNPPEGTIAKRRSCATLVDHMQCVMVGSSLYDDFTDLENLLEQYENARQDPSHSHQLKHMIMDAAKKANLTELNLTHDTPLDECVRKCHEILSKIRNSQMNMGMHIIGTVPEGNMRVEFINSILKYDAGSGSIKDLIAEIMEVDLDHMYKNQEGYDLDMGLSNGAVIELIGNKTRDMIGMLLEGKNADEALNILCLDANEDQISLLDMYKEKVMDISKRIDDSHEIEALLNGLAGGYVPPGPSGLITRGRPDILPTGKNFYSLDPHRLPTNTAWRVGIILADGIIKKYLDDTGEIPENIAFFWMCNDLLMADGEVMSQIMSLIGVKPIWGPNGQVHNYKIIPLEEMRHPRIDVTVRTSGILRDNFMNCVDLLDAAVRELSELDEPEDMNFIRKHTQTSLCEGVDIDEATARFFCAPPGSYVSGVNLAVFASSWKTEKDLSDIYITSNGYAYGGNRNGKAMHGQFASNLSTVSITYNKTATDEHDLLGCCSYFSNQGGLTAASRQLSGKEVRSYYGDTREPKDINVHTLADEIRRTVRTKLFNPRWIEGEKQHGYKGATDMMKRITRVYGWEASTHEVDDWIFDQITSTFVNDPEMKKFFQENNPYALEEIARRMLEANQRGLWNADEKILEELKENYVEIESWMEELAGEGEYQGGNIDIITSNEVEGWNENLSEIATKIDKRMRMKKKI, encoded by the coding sequence ATGAATAAAAAGACCAAGATTGTAATGGTCGCATGGGACACATATGGATCCATGATGAAGAAGGCCGCATATGAATCCTCAATAGATCTTTTTATATTGACACATCACGAAGCAGAAGCCAATCCGTCATCCATGTCACGTCTGGAAGAAGCGATCAAAGATGCTGACATAATCCTGTATTACAAGAACAATCAACAATTTTGGGGTCAGATCGAAGAAATAACTAGCAAATATTCTTCATCGAAAAAATTGATATCGGTAGGAACCGACCCTACTTATTGGGCCAATACAAATGTAGATCATGACATCGCAATAAAAGCTTACACATACCTCATAAACAATGGTCAAGAGAACTGCAACCGTTTGATGGTCTACCTCAACAACGTTCTCATGGGTGCAAATAAAGTAGCGCTTCCACCGGAAGAGATCCCCTGGCAAGGGATCATTCATCCTGATGCCAATGGACATATATTTGATTCGACGGAAGAGTATCTCGAATGGTATAAGTACGATCCAAAAAAACCATGGGTTGGCATAATTGCAACACGTTCATCATGGGCATCTGACGGATGTGCGGGCGTTGAATTCCCTGTTTTACGTGACATTGAAAAAGAAGGAGCCAACGTCATAATGTTCTACTCCTTGTCCACAAGCAGCAAGGAAAGAGGTTCCATAAACATAGCAGATGGCATAAAAAAATACCTCATGAAAGATGATAAGCCGATGGTTTCTGCAATTGTTAAATTGGCATCGTTCCTAGTAGGTTTCTCTGAGAACGGAGAAGATAAGAAATCAGCTGCCATTTCAGGAGCAGAACTATTAGAAAAGTTAAATATTCCCGTATTCCAACCAGTAATAGCCACACATCAGTCTATCGAGAAATGGGAGAACTCACCAGGACTGACAGAGGACATAGCATGGATGATCGCATTCCCTGAATTCGAAGGAATGATCGAACCAATTATGCTGGCAGCAACACGTCCGAATGAAGAGATGGATTACCAACGCACATTGATACCTGCAAGCAGCAAAAGACTTGCAGAACGTGTAATGAGAAGAATAAAGATGGGACAAAAGCCTGTCAACGAAAGGAAGATCGTATTCTTCTTTAATAATAATCCATGTGCCAGTGTTGAGGCAAACGTCGGAGGGGCATCCCATCTGGATACCCATGAGAGCATGGCAAATATCCTGAAATCAATGAAAGCAGAAGGATATTCTGTGGACCCACCCGAGAATGGAAAAGCGCTCATTGCAAACATAATGGACCACAAGGCCATATCTGAGTTCAGATGGACCACTGTACAAGAAATAAGCAAACATGGCGGTGTCATCTACAGGATGCCGGTGGACGAGTACAATAGATACTTCGAGACACTGGAACCCACACTGAAAAAGAAGATCGTCGATACCTGGGGAGAACCTCCAGGTAAGAGCATGGTGCTTGACAACGAGATCCTGATAACCGGTGTCTCATATGGCAATGCCATACTTGCAGTACAACCGAAGAGAGGATGTTACGGCGCTAGATGCGATGGAGAAGTGTGCAAGATACTGCACGACCCTCTATGTCCCCCTACACATCAGTATTTGGCCACATACTTCTACTACGAGGAGATGTGGGGTGCAGATGCGGTCGTTCACGTAGGAACCCATGGAAACCTTGAGTTCCTTCCAGGCAAGACAACAGGGATGAGCGTAGATAATTGTTACCCTATGATCGGCATCGGTAAGGTACCTCATCTGTACATCTATAATTCTGACAACCCGCCAGAAGGTACGATCGCAAAAAGAAGATCATGTGCCACATTGGTAGATCATATGCAATGTGTAATGGTAGGAAGTTCACTATACGATGACTTCACAGACCTTGAAAATCTCCTTGAACAATACGAAAATGCCCGCCAAGATCCTTCCCATTCACATCAATTGAAACATATGATAATGGATGCCGCCAAAAAAGCCAACCTCACTGAACTTAACCTGACACATGACACCCCTCTTGATGAGTGTGTTAGAAAATGCCACGAGATCCTTTCAAAGATAAGGAACTCACAGATGAACATGGGCATGCATATAATTGGCACAGTTCCAGAAGGCAATATGAGAGTAGAATTCATTAACTCCATATTGAAGTATGATGCTGGTTCTGGTTCTATAAAGGACCTTATCGCGGAGATCATGGAAGTTGATCTTGATCATATGTACAAAAATCAAGAAGGCTACGATCTCGATATGGGACTTTCAAATGGTGCAGTAATAGAACTGATAGGTAACAAAACACGCGATATGATCGGCATGCTCCTTGAAGGAAAAAATGCCGACGAGGCATTGAACATACTATGCCTGGACGCGAATGAAGACCAGATATCTCTGCTGGATATGTACAAGGAAAAAGTAATGGACATTTCCAAACGCATCGATGATTCCCATGAGATCGAAGCTCTCTTAAATGGATTGGCAGGAGGATATGTACCTCCCGGACCATCAGGACTAATAACGAGAGGGCGTCCAGATATCTTACCGACAGGTAAGAACTTCTATTCCCTCGACCCGCACCGCCTGCCAACCAACACAGCATGGAGGGTTGGAATAATATTGGCTGACGGGATCATCAAGAAATATCTTGATGACACCGGAGAAATACCTGAGAATATAGCATTCTTCTGGATGTGCAACGATCTTCTGATGGCAGACGGAGAAGTAATGTCCCAGATCATGTCTTTAATTGGTGTAAAGCCGATATGGGGCCCTAACGGACAAGTACACAATTACAAGATCATACCATTGGAGGAAATGAGACATCCCCGCATAGATGTGACAGTGCGCACATCCGGAATATTAAGGGACAATTTCATGAATTGCGTCGACCTATTGGATGCCGCAGTACGCGAACTATCGGAATTGGATGAACCTGAAGATATGAATTTTATCAGGAAACATACCCAGACATCACTTTGTGAAGGCGTTGATATCGATGAGGCAACAGCAAGATTCTTCTGCGCTCCTCCCGGATCCTACGTATCTGGTGTTAATCTGGCTGTCTTTGCCAGTTCTTGGAAAACAGAAAAGGACCTTTCTGACATCTACATAACATCCAACGGTTATGCATACGGAGGTAACAGGAACGGAAAGGCCATGCATGGTCAATTCGCATCAAATCTCTCAACGGTCAGCATCACTTATAACAAGACCGCCACTGACGAACATGATCTTCTTGGATGTTGCTCCTACTTCAGTAACCAAGGGGGACTTACAGCAGCATCCAGACAGCTTTCGGGAAAAGAAGTGAGATCGTATTATGGCGACACTCGTGAACCGAAGGACATAAATGTCCATACATTAGCGGACGAGATACGCAGAACAGTTAGAACGAAATTATTCAATCCTCGCTGGATTGAGGGAGAGAAACAACACGGTTACAAGGGTGCAACTGACATGATGAAACGGATAACCCGTGTCTACGGATGGGAAGCATCCACACATGAAGTAGATGACTGGATATTCGATCAGATAACATCCACATTTGTCAATGACCCAGAGATGAAGAAGTTCTTCCAAGAGAACAACCCGTATGCTCTGGAAGAGATCGCAAGACGCATGTTGGAGGCAAACCAACGCGGTCTTTGGAATGCAGATGAAAAGATACTAGAAGAGCTCAAAGAGAACTACGTCGAGATCGAATCCTGGATGGAAGAACTTGCAGGCGAAGGCGAATATCAGGGAGGCAACATCGACATCATTACATCTAACGAGGTCGAAGGATGGAATGAAAATCTTTCAGAAATAGCCACAAAGATCGATAAACGGATGAGAATGAAGAAAAAGATCTGA
- the trpA gene encoding tryptophan synthase subunit alpha, with the protein MSRIKVAFANGKAFIPFVTCGDPDLETTEKIIVAMADNGADLIELGIPFSDPTAEGLVIQAANARALSKGVTTDKIFDMVIRIRKKVDVPMVFMTYANVVFSYGSDRFISKCKEIGIDGLILPDIPYEEKDEFDPICKRYDVDLVSLIAPTSEDRISMIAKEASGFVYIVSSLGVTGVRGEITTDIGSMVRLVRKNTDIPCAVGFGISTPEQAAKMADLSDGAIVGSAIVKIVAQYGKDAAPHVGEYVKSMKDAIRKIN; encoded by the coding sequence ATGAGCAGGATCAAAGTAGCTTTTGCCAATGGCAAAGCATTCATCCCCTTCGTCACATGCGGTGATCCCGACCTTGAGACCACCGAGAAGATCATCGTGGCCATGGCCGACAACGGAGCGGATCTTATTGAATTGGGGATACCTTTCTCTGATCCGACCGCAGAGGGACTGGTCATACAGGCTGCTAACGCCCGTGCGCTGTCAAAGGGTGTCACCACGGACAAGATATTCGATATGGTCATAAGGATCCGCAAAAAAGTGGATGTGCCCATGGTATTCATGACATATGCCAATGTGGTATTCTCATACGGCTCGGATAGATTCATATCCAAATGTAAAGAGATCGGCATCGACGGACTGATACTTCCTGACATCCCATATGAGGAGAAGGACGAGTTCGATCCTATATGCAAAAGGTATGATGTGGACCTTGTATCATTGATTGCACCTACTTCAGAGGACCGCATATCAATGATAGCCAAGGAAGCAAGTGGATTCGTCTATATCGTCTCATCGTTGGGTGTGACCGGTGTCAGGGGGGAAATAACCACAGACATAGGATCCATGGTCAGATTGGTCAGGAAGAACACCGACATACCATGCGCTGTAGGATTCGGCATCTCCACGCCGGAACAAGCAGCCAAGATGGCGGACCTCAGCGACGGTGCCATTGTCGGAAGCGCCATTGTCAAGATCGTGGCCCAGTATGGCAAAGATGCTGCACCTCATGTCGGAGAATACGTCAAAAGCATGAAGGATGCCATAAGAAAAATTAATTAA
- a CDS encoding DUF368 domain-containing protein — MVSIFEQIKRFIIGTIVGVASMLPGVSGGIIAVCFGIYERLVADLADLRHRLKMDFVFISVIGLGILFGMVVSAFGLDYLMNKYLVLALFFFFGLIIGQIPELWNITKPKSNKFNKYNVVALIIGFSAMLVILKLGIGEDVSVGHNMWSYLCLIFVGVVIAVSKLAPGISGSAILLALGLYQPLMNAVTNYDWALLIPLGIGLIVGVLGFAKVINYALNYHRISTYCTILGLTVGSVIVIFSYAYAEITSVSDVLGGILAIFIGVGMSILFVKIGKISFNQNQTNETL, encoded by the coding sequence ATGGTCTCTATATTCGAACAGATAAAAAGATTCATCATCGGAACGATCGTAGGTGTAGCCTCGATGCTTCCTGGGGTCAGCGGTGGGATAATCGCTGTCTGTTTTGGAATATATGAACGATTGGTAGCAGACCTTGCGGACCTAAGACATAGACTCAAGATGGATTTTGTATTCATATCGGTAATTGGATTGGGCATTTTATTTGGTATGGTGGTCTCTGCATTTGGATTGGACTATTTGATGAATAAATATCTGGTCCTCGCCTTGTTCTTTTTCTTCGGCCTTATAATCGGACAGATACCAGAATTATGGAACATAACAAAACCTAAAAGTAATAAATTTAACAAATACAACGTAGTTGCATTGATAATCGGGTTTTCTGCAATGCTTGTCATTTTAAAATTGGGGATCGGAGAAGACGTATCTGTAGGACACAATATGTGGTCGTATCTGTGTCTTATTTTTGTGGGTGTCGTAATTGCGGTATCAAAATTGGCACCAGGCATAAGCGGTTCAGCGATACTGTTGGCACTTGGCCTTTATCAGCCATTGATGAATGCCGTCACTAATTATGATTGGGCATTATTGATTCCTCTTGGAATCGGATTGATAGTAGGTGTTCTAGGTTTTGCAAAAGTTATAAATTATGCCTTGAACTACCACAGAATATCTACTTATTGTACAATATTGGGTCTTACGGTGGGCTCTGTGATCGTCATATTTAGTTATGCTTACGCAGAGATTACATCTGTTTCCGATGTTCTCGGTGGAATATTGGCAATCTTCATAGGAGTTGGAATGAGTATTTTGTTTGTCAAGATAGGAAAGATCTCTTTCAATCAAAATCAAACAAATGAAACTTTGTAA
- a CDS encoding helix-turn-helix transcriptional regulator, whose translation MTICDLDPETVNDLKNMIWDYDLTKQQAISYYFYQKGNTMQEIAEMLDIKQPNVSAHISKAKVKIIEKTGVKLDLICNARKKDTFLD comes from the coding sequence ATGACAATATGTGATTTAGATCCAGAGACAGTAAACGATCTTAAGAATATGATCTGGGATTATGATCTGACGAAACAACAGGCCATTAGCTATTACTTTTATCAGAAAGGCAATACTATGCAAGAGATTGCAGAGATGTTGGATATTAAACAGCCAAATGTCTCAGCACACATATCCAAAGCTAAAGTGAAGATAATCGAAAAGACCGGTGTGAAGCTTGATTTGATTTGCAATGCTCGGAAAAAAGATACGTTTCTCGATTGA
- a CDS encoding ABC transporter permease, with translation MSMYRMFAYIERDLIRWGRSPLNIIATLAMPAAWLIFVGLIMPVKYDNYLDFVTPGVLILTMMTAGLAAGSSIMFDKTLGYLNKFLALPAPRESILAGKIIFITVRGLLQTTVILVIAILIGATVQSFICYLEIYLVLFLFGVMMSALGSTVALYLNDHDTYAAFQGMVSMPLYFASTALIPYDQMPEALKIVSTLNPLTYAIDAIRDLAAGEVPLMEIGVLFLLTVAILLICAYKFRKVTIQ, from the coding sequence ATGAGCATGTACAGAATGTTCGCCTACATAGAGCGTGACCTCATAAGATGGGGACGTTCGCCTCTCAATATCATTGCGACATTGGCTATGCCTGCGGCTTGGCTAATATTTGTGGGATTGATCATGCCGGTAAAGTATGACAATTATCTCGATTTCGTGACTCCCGGTGTTTTGATACTTACCATGATGACAGCTGGTCTTGCCGCCGGTTCATCCATAATGTTCGATAAGACGCTGGGCTATCTGAATAAGTTTTTGGCATTACCCGCTCCCAGAGAGAGTATATTGGCTGGCAAGATCATCTTCATCACAGTGAGAGGATTGCTGCAGACAACTGTCATATTGGTCATAGCGATCCTTATAGGGGCCACTGTTCAATCATTCATATGTTATTTAGAGATCTATCTTGTATTATTCCTGTTCGGGGTCATGATGTCAGCACTTGGATCTACAGTAGCACTCTATCTCAATGATCACGATACTTATGCTGCATTCCAAGGGATGGTATCCATGCCTCTGTATTTTGCATCAACGGCGTTGATACCTTATGATCAGATGCCAGAGGCATTGAAGATCGTATCCACGTTGAATCCATTGACCTATGCGATAGATGCAATAAGGGATCTGGCTGCAGGTGAGGTTCCACTGATGGAGATCGGCGTATTATTCCTATTGACAGTGGCCATATTGTTGATATGCGCCTATAAATTCCGTAAGGTAACCATACAGTGA